Proteins co-encoded in one Rhodococcus sp. PAMC28707 genomic window:
- a CDS encoding MHYT domain-containing protein, with amino-acid sequence MSDEMNHFSMGLWLLGLAFAVAVSGSVIGLACARHGMATTRPAVRMRWFFMGALSIGGVGIWLMHFVAMLGFAVPGSPLRYSLTWTIISAVIAVIVVFAGLYVLGTEFNWSRLLASGFLIGMAISVMHYTGMQALQFQGQINYNSLFVVLSFVIGVVGATAALWFTMVMGSTTLRLIAGPVMGLAVVGMHYTGMAAVELVSDTSASAPVGLALFPFIFPVFVLGLLALAVPIVAVLTVRDREIARMDATSDDLADEAREFADQ; translated from the coding sequence ATGTCGGATGAAATGAACCATTTCTCCATGGGGCTCTGGCTGCTCGGGTTGGCGTTCGCGGTTGCAGTCTCGGGATCGGTCATCGGTTTGGCGTGTGCCCGACACGGCATGGCGACTACTCGTCCTGCGGTGCGAATGCGCTGGTTTTTCATGGGGGCATTGTCCATCGGTGGTGTAGGTATCTGGTTGATGCACTTCGTCGCGATGCTCGGGTTTGCGGTACCCGGCAGTCCCCTTCGCTACAGTCTGACGTGGACGATCATCTCGGCTGTCATTGCCGTGATCGTGGTCTTTGCCGGCTTGTACGTGCTCGGAACCGAGTTCAATTGGTCGAGACTCCTAGCCTCCGGCTTCCTCATCGGCATGGCGATCAGCGTCATGCACTACACGGGCATGCAAGCCTTGCAGTTTCAGGGCCAGATCAACTACAACTCGCTCTTCGTCGTGCTCTCATTCGTGATCGGTGTTGTCGGCGCCACGGCTGCATTGTGGTTCACGATGGTGATGGGATCCACCACCCTGCGATTGATCGCCGGTCCGGTCATGGGCCTCGCCGTAGTCGGCATGCACTACACCGGAATGGCCGCAGTGGAACTCGTCAGCGACACGTCCGCATCCGCACCCGTCGGACTTGCGTTGTTCCCGTTCATCTTTCCAGTCTTCGTCCTCGGACTTCTCGCATTGGCAGTGCCGATCGTCGCTGTCCTGACAGTTCGCGACCGCGAGATCGCCCGCATGGACGCCACTTCAGACGACCTCGCTGACGAAGCACGAGAGTTCGCTGACCAGTAG
- a CDS encoding ATP-binding protein produces the protein MKHDAQTTSWWSIGEWRLGWKVIAVFAVPMLVAVLFGGLRIQSELTDAADLNTSAERTFAVPAALRLEQALKAVTVAASSGADTGTATARATTALQEFGVAANVFRTDASLSNLVDKAMQDSRALIDEVPTSPERPIQLVARYSQVSTELWIPFADLLSKSELPLLRERGAELTPLWGARRTLANQHILYGTGDLDPQMRTIFASTAGAELASLGGLIPLAVPGGVLPPTGTAGGEDPMAGLNSLKASTQGRLGAIGATPSTSPLSREIGLGLQASSDQYDAITDAAIARFVPTVIAETSAAQSAALRDAALVVGTVLAALVLALVISRSLVEPIQRLRFAALTAARHGLPEAIERIRAGERIVDLEIPRVPVETHEEIGQLARAVDDMHGQAITLAGEQATLRRQVNDMFETLSRRNKSLVEQQLVLIEQLEKDEDDPNRLENLFRLDHIAARMRRNSDNLLILSGNEGRRARTAPIALADALRASASGVEDYLRVELGQILSAVVSGQASADVVHLVTELLDNALRYSPPETTVTIDAARTNDGSVLVEITDLGIGMSPDDLLDANRRLSSGGEMSPDTARHMGLFVVSRISSRYGISVRLRPSAGISDRSGITAMVHLPIALLEASRDTAIRTSTAALASQARAASPVQSVAAGAPTSSQGALPYQAASVHNAEAAVASGNWLPHRQSPQPVATTMPPAFSAAPAAFASQASPVALPMVNGLPRRTPGSSGVPGTANAFTTQPIAPPPPTPEIAVAQPDTGEFPAARPMPRAPFGAPNPNVTAAFFSSRPRDSTPRRIPTPPRETTPPRDWTPPRDPTPPRETTPPRDWTPPRDPTPPRETTPPRDWTPPRDPTPPRETTPPRDWTPPRDPTPPPAGVFSANAPEAGSDVRPPASPIFAGMVSEWLIDPTDDKTGATNGSIWTTEADEGWVAAHASTDRPSSKMADSGLPIRDRGARLVPGAVKPTNGSTRSGSHRQRVDPETIRRGWSDYQSGLSRGRRHISSENNTALHSITHVQNDEGEQ, from the coding sequence ATGAAACACGATGCACAGACAACCTCGTGGTGGTCGATCGGCGAATGGCGCCTCGGCTGGAAGGTTATCGCAGTTTTCGCGGTTCCGATGCTCGTCGCCGTCCTGTTCGGTGGCCTCCGGATCCAGAGCGAACTGACCGACGCCGCGGACCTCAATACATCGGCCGAACGCACATTCGCCGTTCCTGCGGCACTTCGGCTGGAACAAGCTCTCAAGGCAGTGACAGTCGCGGCCTCCTCCGGTGCCGACACCGGCACAGCCACCGCTCGAGCCACAACCGCACTGCAGGAATTCGGTGTTGCGGCAAACGTGTTCCGAACCGACGCATCGCTCAGCAACCTGGTCGACAAGGCCATGCAGGACAGCCGCGCGCTCATCGACGAGGTTCCAACCAGCCCCGAGCGGCCCATCCAACTGGTCGCGCGCTACAGCCAGGTGTCGACCGAGCTCTGGATTCCGTTCGCCGATCTGTTGAGCAAATCCGAGCTACCACTTCTGCGTGAGCGTGGTGCCGAGTTGACGCCTCTGTGGGGTGCCCGTCGAACGCTCGCCAATCAGCACATTCTGTACGGCACCGGTGACCTGGATCCGCAGATGCGAACCATTTTCGCTTCCACTGCCGGCGCAGAACTTGCCAGCCTCGGTGGACTCATTCCACTGGCCGTGCCTGGTGGAGTGCTGCCGCCAACCGGAACGGCCGGTGGAGAAGATCCTATGGCCGGGCTGAACTCTCTGAAAGCGTCCACACAGGGCCGTCTCGGCGCGATCGGTGCCACGCCCTCGACGTCCCCTTTGAGCAGGGAGATCGGCCTCGGGCTCCAAGCCAGTAGCGATCAGTACGACGCCATCACAGATGCCGCAATCGCCCGATTCGTCCCCACCGTGATCGCCGAAACCAGCGCCGCCCAATCCGCAGCGCTTCGAGATGCCGCGCTGGTCGTCGGCACCGTCCTCGCAGCCCTCGTCCTCGCACTCGTCATCAGTCGCTCGCTGGTCGAACCTATCCAGCGCCTACGTTTCGCCGCGCTCACAGCAGCACGCCATGGACTCCCCGAGGCGATCGAAAGAATCCGCGCCGGCGAGCGAATAGTCGACCTCGAGATACCTCGTGTACCTGTAGAGACACACGAGGAGATCGGGCAACTCGCACGCGCAGTCGACGACATGCATGGGCAGGCGATTACGTTGGCCGGCGAGCAGGCAACTCTCCGCCGCCAGGTCAACGACATGTTCGAGACGCTTTCCCGTCGAAACAAGTCCCTCGTCGAGCAACAGCTCGTGCTCATCGAGCAACTCGAAAAGGACGAAGACGACCCGAATCGCCTCGAGAATCTCTTCCGCCTCGATCACATCGCCGCCCGAATGCGACGAAACAGCGATAATCTCCTCATCCTTTCCGGCAACGAGGGACGACGCGCACGAACCGCACCGATCGCTCTTGCCGACGCTCTACGCGCCTCAGCTTCCGGAGTCGAGGACTACCTGCGTGTCGAACTCGGACAAATTCTGTCTGCAGTCGTCAGTGGCCAGGCAAGTGCAGACGTAGTGCACCTCGTCACCGAACTCCTCGACAACGCCCTGCGCTACTCACCGCCCGAAACAACGGTGACGATCGACGCCGCACGCACCAACGACGGTTCCGTGCTCGTAGAAATTACCGACCTCGGTATCGGAATGTCTCCGGACGACTTACTCGACGCCAACAGACGCCTCTCTTCCGGCGGCGAGATGAGCCCCGACACCGCCCGCCACATGGGACTGTTCGTCGTCAGTCGCATCAGTAGTCGATACGGTATTTCGGTACGTCTACGTCCGTCGGCAGGCATATCCGATCGCAGTGGCATCACTGCGATGGTTCATCTGCCGATTGCACTTCTCGAGGCGTCACGCGACACGGCGATCAGAACGTCGACGGCCGCACTTGCCTCTCAGGCTCGCGCAGCATCGCCGGTCCAGTCTGTTGCGGCGGGTGCACCTACATCGAGTCAGGGTGCACTCCCCTACCAGGCAGCAAGCGTCCACAACGCCGAAGCTGCGGTGGCATCGGGGAACTGGCTACCCCATCGTCAGTCTCCACAGCCTGTTGCTACCACCATGCCGCCAGCTTTTTCAGCTGCGCCCGCCGCGTTTGCTTCGCAGGCCAGCCCCGTCGCGCTTCCCATGGTGAACGGACTCCCACGCCGTACCCCCGGAAGCAGTGGGGTACCCGGTACCGCCAATGCCTTTACGACCCAACCGATAGCTCCGCCGCCACCCACGCCGGAAATTGCTGTCGCTCAACCGGATACAGGCGAGTTCCCCGCCGCTAGGCCTATGCCGAGAGCCCCGTTCGGCGCTCCGAACCCGAACGTCACAGCGGCGTTCTTCTCGTCCCGGCCGCGCGACTCGACACCGCGTCGCATCCCGACTCCACCGCGCGAAACGACACCACCACGCGACTGGACTCCGCCCCGGGACCCGACCCCACCGCGCGAAACGACACCACCACGCGACTGGACTCCGCCCCGGGACCCGACCCCACCGCGCGAAACGACACCACCACGCGACTGGACTCCACCCCGGGACCCGACCCCACCGCGCGAAACGACACCACCACGCGACTGGACTCCGCCCCGGGACCCGACTCCACCACCCGCGGGCGTCTTCAGCGCGAACGCTCCCGAGGCTGGGTCCGACGTTCGACCGCCTGCATCGCCGATCTTTGCCGGGATGGTGTCGGAGTGGCTGATCGACCCGACGGACGACAAGACCGGTGCCACAAACGGAAGCATCTGGACAACCGAAGCGGACGAGGGATGGGTTGCCGCTCACGCGTCGACGGACAGACCCTCCAGCAAGATGGCCGATTCGGGGCTCCCGATCCGGGACCGCGGTGCGCGGCTGGTTCCCGGGGCTGTCAAGCCCACTAATGGCTCTACCCGTTCCGGATCCCACCGGCAGCGAGTCGACCCGGAAACGATCAGACGCGGGTGGAGTGACTACCAATCCGGCCTCAGCCGGGGACGCCGGCACATCAGCAGTGAGAACAACACAGCCTTGCACTCGATAACGCATGTGCAGAATGACGAAGGAGAACAGTGA
- a CDS encoding DUF742 domain-containing protein codes for MPQNYSEHADPEPSLVRSYAITEGRTKPSIDLPLEAIVATVEDVIASGLAPEDIRSSIVALCGQRISIAEIGAYLGVPIGVARVLVADLVVSGALKVQATLRSDATAVERRELIERTLRGLRQL; via the coding sequence ATGCCACAAAACTACTCCGAGCACGCTGATCCTGAACCGAGTCTCGTTCGCTCGTACGCCATCACCGAAGGTAGGACGAAGCCGTCCATCGACCTTCCGCTCGAAGCGATCGTCGCAACTGTAGAGGATGTCATCGCCAGCGGCCTGGCGCCCGAAGACATTCGTTCGTCGATTGTTGCGCTCTGCGGGCAGCGCATCTCGATTGCGGAAATCGGAGCATATCTCGGTGTACCGATCGGGGTGGCTCGGGTTCTGGTGGCGGATCTTGTAGTCAGCGGGGCATTGAAAGTGCAAGCCACTCTGCGAAGCGATGCGACTGCGGTCGAGCGCCGCGAATTGATCGAAAGGACCCTCCGTGGACTTCGGCAACTCTGA
- a CDS encoding ATP/GTP-binding protein yields MDFGNSDAPSRVTSTKIVIAGGFGVGKTTLVGTVSEIVPLRTEAMVTDASDGIDHLSSTPNKETTTVAMDFGRISLADDLVLYLFGTPGQRRFWFMWDDLITGAIGAVILVDTRRLEDSFAAVDFFEARGLPFIVAVNRFDDAPVHATNDLRQALALSDHVPMIDIDARNRESSKQALITITEYALERIAATASL; encoded by the coding sequence GTGGACTTCGGCAACTCTGACGCGCCGTCTCGCGTCACGTCGACAAAGATCGTGATCGCCGGAGGATTCGGCGTAGGTAAGACCACCCTTGTCGGGACGGTCTCCGAAATCGTCCCCTTGCGCACCGAAGCGATGGTGACCGACGCCAGCGACGGCATCGATCACCTCAGCTCGACACCGAACAAAGAGACAACGACAGTCGCGATGGATTTCGGCCGTATCTCACTCGCCGATGACCTGGTTCTCTACCTGTTCGGCACACCCGGCCAGCGGCGATTCTGGTTCATGTGGGACGACCTCATCACGGGTGCGATCGGCGCGGTCATCCTTGTCGACACGCGCCGCCTAGAAGACAGTTTCGCTGCTGTCGACTTCTTCGAAGCCCGTGGTTTGCCGTTCATCGTGGCAGTCAACCGATTCGACGATGCGCCCGTACATGCAACGAATGACCTCCGTCAGGCTCTCGCGCTGTCCGACCACGTACCGATGATCGACATCGACGCGCGTAACCGAGAATCGTCGAAGCAGGCCTTGATCACGATCACCGAATACGCACTCGAACGTATCGCGGCGACAGCATCCCTCTGA
- a CDS encoding nuclear transport factor 2 family protein codes for MRKFTDAVEAGDHSAVEALLAENVRFTSPVAFEPYDGKAITSAILHGVLRVFENFHYTETIESGDERDHALIFEAMIDGKTINGCDFLHLDENGLIDDFVVMVRPLSAAMALSAAMGAQFPQITAEAAQYRLAH; via the coding sequence ATGCGGAAGTTCACAGATGCCGTCGAAGCCGGCGATCACAGCGCAGTGGAGGCACTCCTCGCCGAGAACGTGCGATTCACCAGCCCGGTTGCGTTCGAACCCTATGACGGTAAGGCGATTACGTCGGCCATCCTGCATGGCGTCCTCCGCGTATTCGAGAATTTTCACTACACGGAGACGATCGAGAGCGGCGATGAACGCGACCATGCGCTTATTTTCGAAGCGATGATCGACGGCAAGACGATCAACGGATGCGATTTCCTCCACCTCGACGAGAACGGCTTGATCGACGACTTCGTGGTTATGGTCCGCCCGCTGTCCGCGGCGATGGCCTTGTCCGCGGCGATGGGTGCTCAGTTTCCGCAGATTACTGCAGAGGCTGCGCAGTATCGCCTGGCGCATTAA
- a CDS encoding roadblock/LC7 domain-containing protein → MNSVGAPETPRALDWLVSGFARDVPGVSHAIIVSADGLLSAASSHLPLDRADQLAAVTSGLASLSAGASRLFDGGAVLQSVVEMENGYLLLMGVGSGAYLAALAVAGCDIGQIGFEMVTLVDRVGTTMDIAPRSGRDT, encoded by the coding sequence GTGAATTCTGTCGGAGCCCCAGAAACTCCTCGCGCACTCGACTGGTTGGTGTCGGGTTTTGCACGCGACGTTCCGGGAGTAAGCCACGCCATCATCGTCTCTGCCGACGGACTGTTGAGCGCGGCGAGCTCACACCTTCCTCTCGATCGCGCGGACCAGTTGGCGGCCGTGACCTCTGGACTCGCCAGTCTCTCCGCGGGTGCGTCTCGGCTGTTCGACGGCGGAGCAGTTCTGCAATCGGTGGTCGAGATGGAAAACGGCTACCTCCTCCTCATGGGCGTCGGAAGTGGCGCCTATCTTGCAGCGCTTGCCGTAGCGGGATGCGACATCGGTCAGATCGGATTCGAAATGGTCACGCTGGTCGATCGAGTCGGAACGACCATGGACATCGCTCCTAGATCAGGTCGGGATACCTGA